One segment of Mycobacterium spongiae DNA contains the following:
- a CDS encoding HIT family protein translates to MSCVFCAIIAGEAPAIRIYEDDSYLAILDIRPFTRGHTLVLPKRHSVDITDTQPETLAGMITVGQLIARAARATELADATNIGINDGPAAFQTVFHIHLHVLPRRTGDKLAVARGMMLRRDANREATGAILREAVARIDASQSD, encoded by the coding sequence ATGTCCTGCGTGTTCTGCGCGATCATCGCTGGCGAGGCCCCGGCGATCCGGATCTACGAAGACGACAGCTATCTCGCGATCCTCGATATCCGACCGTTCACCCGCGGGCACACTCTGGTGCTGCCTAAACGGCACTCGGTGGACATCACCGACACCCAGCCGGAAACCTTGGCCGGCATGATCACCGTCGGCCAATTGATCGCTCGCGCCGCACGCGCCACGGAACTGGCCGACGCAACGAACATTGGCATCAACGACGGCCCAGCCGCGTTTCAGACGGTGTTCCACATTCACTTGCATGTGTTGCCACGACGCACTGGAGACAAACTGGCGGTTGCCCGCGGGATGATGCTGCGCCGCGACGCCAACCGGGAAGCGACCGGTGCCATCCTGCGGGAGGCGGTGGCGCGGATCGACGCTAGTCAGTCAGACTGA
- a CDS encoding nitroreductase family deazaflavin-dependent oxidoreductase — protein sequence MSNLTTFEKLVGVPILRLHDKIYRKTQGRIGHRIPGGPPSLLLHTVGAKTGAARTTSLSYAIDGDSYLIVASNGGDERYPGWYHNLRKRPECEINVGPKRFAVTARRVTPDDADYAKMWQLVNENNSNRYSSYQSRTARPIPIFVLTKNSSS from the coding sequence ATGAGCAACCTCACGACGTTCGAGAAGCTGGTGGGCGTACCGATTTTGCGTCTGCACGACAAGATCTACCGCAAGACCCAAGGGCGGATCGGACACCGGATTCCCGGAGGTCCCCCGAGCCTGCTGCTGCACACGGTCGGCGCCAAGACCGGAGCAGCGCGGACCACTTCGCTGTCGTATGCGATTGACGGCGACTCCTATCTGATCGTCGCATCCAATGGTGGCGACGAGCGCTACCCAGGCTGGTACCACAACTTGCGCAAGCGCCCGGAATGCGAAATCAACGTCGGCCCTAAGCGATTCGCCGTGACCGCGCGGCGTGTCACCCCCGACGACGCCGACTATGCCAAGATGTGGCAATTGGTGAACGAGAACAATTCGAACCGGTACTCGAGCTACCAAAGCCGTACGGCGCGGCCAATCCCCATCTTCGTGCTGACCAAGAACAGCAGCAGCTAG